One genomic region from Xenopus laevis strain J_2021 chromosome 2L, Xenopus_laevis_v10.1, whole genome shotgun sequence encodes:
- the rdh9 gene encoding retinol dehydrogenase 9 isoform X2 — protein MWLPVMVLVVLIFLYRWNRQRQILPFLTDKYVFITGCDSGFGNVLAKQLDRRGLRVLAACLTDKGAEELKKETSSRLRTIILDISDSQMVTSVTEWITNSVGNEGLWGLVNNAGIVLCGPNGLQRKEDFAKVLEVNLLGTIDVTLHLLPLIRRSRGRIVNVSSGAGRLAVTGGGYCLSKYGVEAFSDSLRREMYNFGVKVSIIEPGAFRTQMSQAENLKMSLTKLWEALPQEIKESYGEQYIQQLQRNRDFPVQKQDCWLSYQKRDCPAQNGRYSMLQCFC, from the exons ATGTGGCTCCCCGTGATGGTGCTGGTGGTCCTGATCTTCCTGTATAGATGGAACAGGCAGAGACAAATACTGCCATTTCTGACAGATAAGTATGTGTTTATCACCGGCTGTGACTCTGGCTTTGGAAATGTGCTGGCAAAGCAGCTGGACAGACGTGGCCTTCGGGTGCTGGCAGCCTGTTTGACAGATAAAGGAGCAGAAGAGCTAAAAAAGGAGACTTCCAGTAGACTGAGGACAATTATCCTAGATATTTCTGACAGCCAGATGGTAACATCTGTTACTGAATGGATCACCAACTCAGTTGGAAATGAag GGCTCTGGGGCTTAGTAAATAATGCTGGGATTGTATTATGTGGTCCCAATGGACTGCAAAGAAAGGAGGATTTTGCAAAAGTGTTGGAAGTGAACTTACTGGGTACAATTGACGTGACATTGCACTTGCTACCTCTCATTCGAAGATCCAGAGGTCGCATTGTCAATGTATCTAGTGGCGCTGGGAGACTGGCTGTGACTGGTGGAGGATACTGTTTATCTAAGTACGGGGTGGAAGCTTTCTCTGACAGCCTACG AAGGGAGATGTACAACTTTGGGGTAAAGGTTTCTATCATAGAACCAGGTGCATTCAGAACCCAAATGTCACAGGCTGAGAATCTAAAGATGAGCCTAACTAAACTATGGGAAGCCCTCCCCCAGGAGATCAAGGAGAGTTATGGAGAGCAATACATCCAGCAAC tgcagagaaatcgggactttccagtacaaaaacaggactgctggttgagctatcaaaagagggactgtccggCTCAAAACGGGAGGTACAGTATGCTTCAGTGCTTCTGTTAA
- the rdh9 gene encoding retinol dehydrogenase 9 isoform X3: MWLPVMVLVVLIFLYRWNRQRQILPFLTDKYVFITGCDSGFGNVLAKQLDRRGLRVLAACLTDKGAEELKKETSSRLRTIILDISDSQMVTSVTEWITNSVGNEGLWGLVNNAGIVLCGPNGLQRKEDFAKVLEVNLLGTIDVTLHLLPLIRRSRGRIVNVSSGAGRLAVTGGGYCLSKYGVEAFSDSLRREMYNFGVKVSIIEPGAFRTQMSQAENLKMSLTKLWEALPQEIKESYGEQYIQQHATLALISVNIFRQQILLIQTCREIGTFQYKNRTAG, from the exons ATGTGGCTCCCCGTGATGGTGCTGGTGGTCCTGATCTTCCTGTATAGATGGAACAGGCAGAGACAAATACTGCCATTTCTGACAGATAAGTATGTGTTTATCACCGGCTGTGACTCTGGCTTTGGAAATGTGCTGGCAAAGCAGCTGGACAGACGTGGCCTTCGGGTGCTGGCAGCCTGTTTGACAGATAAAGGAGCAGAAGAGCTAAAAAAGGAGACTTCCAGTAGACTGAGGACAATTATCCTAGATATTTCTGACAGCCAGATGGTAACATCTGTTACTGAATGGATCACCAACTCAGTTGGAAATGAag GGCTCTGGGGCTTAGTAAATAATGCTGGGATTGTATTATGTGGTCCCAATGGACTGCAAAGAAAGGAGGATTTTGCAAAAGTGTTGGAAGTGAACTTACTGGGTACAATTGACGTGACATTGCACTTGCTACCTCTCATTCGAAGATCCAGAGGTCGCATTGTCAATGTATCTAGTGGCGCTGGGAGACTGGCTGTGACTGGTGGAGGATACTGTTTATCTAAGTACGGGGTGGAAGCTTTCTCTGACAGCCTACG AAGGGAGATGTACAACTTTGGGGTAAAGGTTTCTATCATAGAACCAGGTGCATTCAGAACCCAAATGTCACAGGCTGAGAATCTAAAGATGAGCCTAACTAAACTATGGGAAGCCCTCCCCCAGGAGATCAAGGAGAGTTATGGAGAGCAATACATCCAGCAAC ATGCCACGTTGGCACTGATCAGTGTGAACATTTTCAGACAGCAGATCCTTTTAATTCAGACG tgcagagaaatcgggactttccagtacaaaaacaggactgctggttga
- the rdh9 gene encoding retinol dehydrogenase 9 isoform X1, whose protein sequence is MWLPVMVLVVLIFLYRWNRQRQILPFLTDKYVFITGCDSGFGNVLAKQLDRRGLRVLAACLTDKGAEELKKETSSRLRTIILDISDSQMVTSVTEWITNSVGNEGLWGLVNNAGIVLCGPNGLQRKEDFAKVLEVNLLGTIDVTLHLLPLIRRSRGRIVNVSSGAGRLAVTGGGYCLSKYGVEAFSDSLRREMYNFGVKVSIIEPGAFRTQMSQAENLKMSLTKLWEALPQEIKESYGEQYIQQQCHGLDKLVEYASPKLTEVTDCMEHALTAVFPWTRYSPGWDSKLYFIPLSYLPTAISDYVLLHSTLKTIQTTEKP, encoded by the exons ATGTGGCTCCCCGTGATGGTGCTGGTGGTCCTGATCTTCCTGTATAGATGGAACAGGCAGAGACAAATACTGCCATTTCTGACAGATAAGTATGTGTTTATCACCGGCTGTGACTCTGGCTTTGGAAATGTGCTGGCAAAGCAGCTGGACAGACGTGGCCTTCGGGTGCTGGCAGCCTGTTTGACAGATAAAGGAGCAGAAGAGCTAAAAAAGGAGACTTCCAGTAGACTGAGGACAATTATCCTAGATATTTCTGACAGCCAGATGGTAACATCTGTTACTGAATGGATCACCAACTCAGTTGGAAATGAag GGCTCTGGGGCTTAGTAAATAATGCTGGGATTGTATTATGTGGTCCCAATGGACTGCAAAGAAAGGAGGATTTTGCAAAAGTGTTGGAAGTGAACTTACTGGGTACAATTGACGTGACATTGCACTTGCTACCTCTCATTCGAAGATCCAGAGGTCGCATTGTCAATGTATCTAGTGGCGCTGGGAGACTGGCTGTGACTGGTGGAGGATACTGTTTATCTAAGTACGGGGTGGAAGCTTTCTCTGACAGCCTACG AAGGGAGATGTACAACTTTGGGGTAAAGGTTTCTATCATAGAACCAGGTGCATTCAGAACCCAAATGTCACAGGCTGAGAATCTAAAGATGAGCCTAACTAAACTATGGGAAGCCCTCCCCCAGGAGATCAAGGAGAGTTATGGAGAGCAATACATCCAGCAAC AATGCCATGGTCTGGATAAACTGGTGGAATATGCAAGTCCAAAATTAACTGAGGTCACAGACTGCATGGAGCACGCTCTTACTGCTGTTTTCCCCTGGACTCGATACAGCCCTGGATGGGACTCCAAATTATACTTTATCCCTCTTTCTTATCTGCCTACAGCAATATCAGATTATGTGCTTCTTCACTCTACACTCAAAACAATTCAAACAACAGAAAAACCATAA
- the rdh9 gene encoding retinol dehydrogenase 9 precursor (The RefSeq protein has 4 substitutions compared to this genomic sequence) — protein sequence MWLPLMVLVVLIFLYRWNRQRQILPFLTDKYVFITGCDSGFGNVLAKQLDRRGLRVLAACLTDKGAEELKKETSSRLRTIILDISDSQMVTSVTEWITNTVGNEGLWGLVNNAGIGLCGPNGLQRKEDFAKVLEVNLLGTIDVTLHLLPLIRRSRGRIVNVSSGAGRLAVTGGGYCLSKYGVEAFSDSLRREMYNFGVKVSIIEPGAFRTQMSQAENLKMSLTKLWEALPQEIKESYGEQYIQQQCHGLDKLVEYASPNLTEVTDCMEHALTAVFPWTRYSPGWDSKLYFIPLSYLPTAISDYVLLHSTLKTIQTTEKP from the exons ATGTGGCTCCCCGTGATGGTGCTGGTGGTCCTGATCTTCCTGTATAGATGGAACAGGCAGAGACAAATACTGCCATTTCTGACAGATAAGTATGTGTTTATCACCGGCTGTGACTCTGGCTTTGGAAATGTGCTGGCAAAGCAGCTGGACAGACGTGGCCTTCGGGTGCTGGCAGCCTGTTTGACAGATAAAGGAGCAGAAGAGCTAAAAAAGGAGACTTCCAGTAGACTGAGGACAATTATCCTAGATATTTCTGACAGCCAGATGGTAACATCTGTTACTGAATGGATCACCAACTCAGTTGGAAATGAag GGCTCTGGGGCTTAGTAAATAATGCTGGGATTGTATTATGTGGTCCCAATGGACTGCAAAGAAAGGAGGATTTTGCAAAAGTGTTGGAAGTGAACTTACTGGGTACAATTGACGTGACATTGCACTTGCTACCTCTCATTCGAAGATCCAGAGGTCGCATTGTCAATGTATCTAGTGGCGCTGGGAGACTGGCTGTGACTGGTGGAGGATACTGTTTATCTAAGTACGGGGTGGAAGCTTTCTCTGACAGCCTACG AAGGGAGATGTACAACTTTGGGGTAAAGGTTTCTATCATAGAACCAGGTGCATTCAGAACCCAAATGTCACAGGCTGAGAATCTAAAGATGAGCCTAACTAAACTATGGGAAGCCCTCCCCCAGGAGATCAAGGAGAGTTATGGAGAGCAATACATCCAGCAAC AATGCCATGGTCTGGATAAACTGGTGGAATATGCAAGTCCAAAATTAACTGAGGTCACAGACTGCATGGAGCACGCTCTTACTGCTGTTTTCCCCTGGACTCGATACAGCCCTGGATGGGACTCCAAATTATACTTTATCCCTCTTTCTTATCTGCCTACAGCAATATCAGATTATGTGCTTCTTCACTCTACACTCAAAACAATTCAAACAACAGAAAAACCATAA
- the rdh9 gene encoding retinol dehydrogenase 9 isoform X4 encodes MWLPVMVLVVLIFLYRWNRQRQILPFLTDKYVFITGCDSGFGNVLAKQLDRRGLRVLAACLTDKGAEELKKETSSRLRTIILDISDSQMVTSVTEWITNSVGNEGLWGLVNNAGIVLCGPNGLQRKEDFAKVLEVNLLGTIDVTLHLLPLIRRSRGRIVNVSSGAGRLAVTGGGYCLSKYGVEAFSDSLRREMYNFGVKVSIIEPGAFRTQMSQAENLKMSLTKLWEALPQEIKESYGEQYIQQRKNAMVWINWWNMQVQN; translated from the exons ATGTGGCTCCCCGTGATGGTGCTGGTGGTCCTGATCTTCCTGTATAGATGGAACAGGCAGAGACAAATACTGCCATTTCTGACAGATAAGTATGTGTTTATCACCGGCTGTGACTCTGGCTTTGGAAATGTGCTGGCAAAGCAGCTGGACAGACGTGGCCTTCGGGTGCTGGCAGCCTGTTTGACAGATAAAGGAGCAGAAGAGCTAAAAAAGGAGACTTCCAGTAGACTGAGGACAATTATCCTAGATATTTCTGACAGCCAGATGGTAACATCTGTTACTGAATGGATCACCAACTCAGTTGGAAATGAag GGCTCTGGGGCTTAGTAAATAATGCTGGGATTGTATTATGTGGTCCCAATGGACTGCAAAGAAAGGAGGATTTTGCAAAAGTGTTGGAAGTGAACTTACTGGGTACAATTGACGTGACATTGCACTTGCTACCTCTCATTCGAAGATCCAGAGGTCGCATTGTCAATGTATCTAGTGGCGCTGGGAGACTGGCTGTGACTGGTGGAGGATACTGTTTATCTAAGTACGGGGTGGAAGCTTTCTCTGACAGCCTACG AAGGGAGATGTACAACTTTGGGGTAAAGGTTTCTATCATAGAACCAGGTGCATTCAGAACCCAAATGTCACAGGCTGAGAATCTAAAGATGAGCCTAACTAAACTATGGGAAGCCCTCCCCCAGGAGATCAAGGAGAGTTATGGAGAGCAATACATCCAGCAACGTAAG AATGCCATGGTCTGGATAAACTGGTGGAATATGCAAGTCCAAAATTAA
- the hsd17b6.L gene encoding hydroxysteroid (17-beta) dehydrogenase 6 L homeolog precursor (The RefSeq protein has 1 substitution compared to this genomic sequence) — protein sequence MWLPMLVIIAMIFLYRWNRQRKRIENLSDKYVFITGCDSGFGNVLAKQLDKQGIQVLATCLTVKGAETLKSEASSRLRTVIMNVTDSQSVKSAAAWVTGIVGDAGLWGLVNNAGYGFVFSPTGWQKKEHFVKVLEINLLGMVDVTLNLLPLLRKAQGRIVNVSSNAGRLAFIGGGYCLSKFGVEAFSDSLRRELRDFGIKVSIIEPGAFRTGMGVSGPHVQFLEQLWKNLDPEAKESYGEEYYKQYYQNVECLTSKTCPELHKVTDCMEHALTAVHPWTRYSVGWDCKLFHLPLSYLPTVVSDYVLCRSAPKPALCAK from the exons ATGTGGCTCCCAATGCTGGTGATCATTGCTATGATATTTCTCTATAGATGGAACAGACAGAGAAAGAGAATAGAGAATCTTTcagataaatatgtttttataacgGGATGTGACTCAGGGTTTGGAAACGTGCTGGCAAAGCAGTTGGATAAGCAAGGAATTCAGGTGCTGGCAACTTGTCTGACTGTGAAAGGGGCAGAGACCCTTAAGTCAGAAGCTTCCAGCAGATTGAGGACAGTGATCATGAATGTAACTGACAGTCAGAGTGTAAAGTCTGCAGCAGCGTGGGTCACTGGTATAGTGGGAGATGCAG GACTCTGGGGATTAGTAAATAATGCTGGTTATGGGTTTGTATTTTCACCCAGTGGATGGCAAAAGAAAGAGCATTTTGTCAAGGTGTTGGAGATAAACTTGCTTGGTATGGTTGACGTGACCCTCAATCTGCTGCCTCTTCTAAGAAAAGCCCAGGGGCGCATTGTCAATGTATCAAGTAATGCAGGGAGACTGGCTTTTATTGGTGGAGGATACTGTCTCAGTAAGTTTGGGGTGGAAGCTTTTTCTGACAGCCTAAG AAGGGAGCTGCGGGATTTTGGAATAAAGGTTTCTATAATAGAACCAGGTGCTTTCAGAACTGGAATGGGAGTTTCAGGCCCTCATGTTCAGTTTTTGGAGCAGCTCTGGAAGAACCTTGATCCTGAGGCCAAGGAAAGCTATGGAGAGGAGTACTATAAGCAAT ATTACCAAAACGTGGAGTGTTTAACAAGCAAAACCTGCCCCGAGCTGCACAAAGTCACCGACTGTATGGAACATGCTCTGACCGCTGTTCACCCCTGGACACGATATTCCGTCGGCTGGGACTGCAAACTCTTCCATCTCCCCCTTTCCTATCTCCCCACAGTTGTCTCTGACTATGTGTTGTGCCGCTCTGCCCCCAAACCAGCTCTCTGTGCAAAGTAA